The following are encoded in a window of Ferribacterium limneticum genomic DNA:
- a CDS encoding response regulator codes for MKARVIIADDHQVVRQGVREILSRTPDLEVAGEAVDGAEADALARAGRADLLILDIALPIRRGIQVLESLRADGIKLPVLFFSMYSASQYVDYARQAGAQGFVGKDADEADLLRAIRRILAGGTCFPARLRAAPDSAAGDDPFKSLSRREFEVMQALAGGTSILEIAARLGVSPQSVTTYRRRLLEKLEVRSNAELVALAILHGQI; via the coding sequence ATGAAGGCCCGCGTCATCATTGCCGACGACCATCAGGTCGTGCGCCAGGGCGTGCGCGAAATACTGTCGCGGACGCCCGATCTGGAGGTGGCTGGCGAAGCCGTCGACGGAGCCGAAGCCGACGCGCTGGCCCGGGCCGGCCGGGCCGATCTGCTGATTCTCGACATCGCGCTGCCGATCCGCCGCGGCATTCAAGTCCTCGAGTCGCTACGCGCCGACGGCATCAAGTTGCCCGTTCTGTTTTTCTCGATGTATTCGGCCAGCCAGTATGTCGACTATGCCAGGCAAGCCGGTGCCCAGGGCTTTGTCGGCAAGGATGCCGACGAAGCCGATCTGCTACGTGCCATTCGACGGATACTGGCCGGCGGCACCTGCTTCCCGGCGCGCCTTCGGGCAGCACCGGATTCAGCAGCCGGCGACGATCCGTTCAAGTCACTGTCCCGTCGCGAGTTTGAGGTCATGCAGGCCCTGGCCGGCGGCACCAGCATTCTGGAAATAGCCGCCCGGCTCGGCGTCAGCCCGCAGAGCGTCACCACCTACCGCCGCCGACTGCTCGAAAAGCTCGAGGTCAGGAGCAATGCCGAGCTGGTCGCCCTGGCAATACTTCACGGCCAGATCTGA
- a CDS encoding PAS domain-containing sensor histidine kinase translates to MESIEAKEALNGPLAESQPRLKTILDHIPSLIAYWDRNLRNRFANQAYQAWLGVDPESMPGKHLREVIGEERYGLNLPYIEGALRGEKQTFERSIPSPDGSHVRHSLAEYIPDIVDGKVQGFYVVVSDITPIKKAELAQRASEERYRQVVEDQTELIGRYRPDGTMIFVNEVYCRFFGKTGTELIGRTWHPVAHEDDVPMIENKLSLLSPDNPVAIIENRVYAADGCEHWMQFVNRALYDDDGNLQEIQSVGRDISARKQAEQELAASRAQLHALLAANDRVREEQRKEFAREIHDELGALLTAIGFSVDALHRQLGDAPQLADEIARIKSLASQASLAARNICDRLRPPALDDLGLIPTCRWYLQDWSALVGIPARGRFGPLRSEPSDQLRTDLFRIFQELLTNVAKHSGATFVRASISSTDHALRLRVVDNGNGFDTRRASRGYGLPGIRERMARHGGEFDITSVPGASTATVTVPLDGTP, encoded by the coding sequence ATGGAAAGCATTGAGGCGAAGGAAGCGTTGAACGGACCATTGGCTGAAAGTCAGCCTCGGCTGAAAACCATCCTTGACCACATCCCGTCCCTGATTGCCTATTGGGATCGCAATCTGAGGAATCGCTTCGCCAACCAGGCCTATCAAGCGTGGCTCGGCGTCGATCCCGAATCAATGCCGGGAAAACACCTGCGGGAAGTGATTGGCGAAGAGCGTTACGGTCTCAATCTCCCATACATTGAGGGCGCCCTGCGCGGCGAAAAGCAGACTTTCGAACGGAGCATTCCATCACCGGATGGAAGCCATGTCCGCCATTCGCTGGCGGAATACATTCCGGACATCGTCGACGGCAAGGTTCAGGGCTTTTATGTCGTCGTCTCCGACATCACGCCGATCAAGAAGGCCGAACTGGCGCAACGGGCCAGCGAGGAGCGCTATCGCCAGGTCGTCGAAGACCAGACGGAATTGATCGGGCGCTATCGGCCCGACGGCACCATGATTTTCGTCAACGAAGTCTATTGCCGCTTTTTCGGCAAGACCGGGACCGAACTGATCGGTCGGACGTGGCATCCCGTGGCCCACGAGGATGACGTTCCCATGATCGAAAACAAGCTGTCCTTGCTTTCCCCGGACAACCCCGTCGCCATCATCGAAAACAGGGTCTATGCGGCCGATGGCTGCGAACACTGGATGCAGTTCGTGAATCGCGCCCTTTATGACGACGATGGCAATCTTCAGGAAATCCAGTCGGTCGGCCGCGACATCTCGGCCCGCAAGCAGGCCGAACAAGAACTCGCCGCCTCCCGAGCCCAGTTGCACGCCCTGCTCGCCGCGAATGACCGGGTACGGGAAGAACAGCGAAAGGAATTCGCCCGGGAAATCCACGACGAACTGGGCGCCCTGCTCACGGCCATCGGCTTCAGTGTCGATGCACTCCATCGCCAGCTTGGCGACGCCCCGCAACTCGCTGACGAAATCGCCCGGATCAAGTCGCTTGCCTCACAAGCCAGCCTGGCCGCCCGCAATATCTGCGATCGTCTTCGGCCACCGGCCCTGGACGACCTCGGCCTGATCCCGACCTGTCGCTGGTATTTGCAGGACTGGTCGGCGCTGGTCGGCATTCCGGCCCGGGGACGTTTTGGCCCGCTGCGCAGCGAACCTTCGGATCAACTCCGCACCGACCTGTTCCGGATTTTCCAGGAATTACTGACCAACGTCGCCAAGCATTCCGGCGCCACTTTCGTCCGCGCCAGCATCTCCAGCACCGATCATGCGCTGCGCTTGCGGGTCGTCGACAACGGCAACGGTTTCGATACCAGGCGCGCAAGCCGCGGCTACGGCCTGCCCGGCATCCGGGAGCGAATGGCGCGACATGGCGGCGAATTCGACATCACCTCAGTGCCCGGGGCCAGCACGGCAACCGTCACCGTTCCTCTGGACGGTACGCCATGA